The window AGCAGCAGCAGGCCGTTGACCAGGACCGCCACCGATGTCAAAAGATCCCCCACCATGTGCAGAAAGGCCCCGCGCACATTCAGGCTGTGGGCCGCGTCGCGGTGCAGCAGCCAGGCCGACAAACCGTTGCCGACCACGCCCACACCGGCCAGGATGATGACCAGCGTGCCGTCCACCGCCTGGGGGTTGAGAAAGCGGCCGACGGCATGGAACAGAATCACCCCCGAGGCGGCGGCCAGCAGCAGCGCGTTGATCAGGGCGGCGATGATTTCCGCCCGCCGGTAGCCGAAGGTGTTGAAGACCGTGGCGCCCCTGCGGCCGATGCGAAAGGCGACGTAGGAGATCAACAGCGCGGTGAAATCGCTGAAATTGTGGACGGCATCCGAGATCAGGGCCACCGAGTTGGCCAGCAAACCGCCGATGATCTGGGCTGTGGGAATGATCAGGTTCAGTGCCAGGGTCGCCAGCAGCCGCGGGCCGGTGGTATCCTGCAGCGCCGGGCCGTGATGGTGCCCGCTGCGGCCGTGGCCATCGGATTCCGCCAGCCCTTCAGCAAATGCGGACCTGTCGTGCTCGTGGTGGTGTTCGTCCAGGCATGCCGGCCCGTTCATGAGATCAGTCCCCCATCTGAAGCGGCAGCCCGGCCTGCTGCCACACGCTCCAGCCGTCGACCAGTACGCGCACGTTTTCAAAGCCCATCTCTTTGAGGAAAAGGGCCAGCTCGTGGCTCAGGTCACAGCTTTCTCCGTCGCAGTATGTGATGATCATGGCCGCACCCTCCAGCCGTTCGGCGGCTTCCACGTAATAGCGGTCCACCTCATGCCAGGGAAGACTCAGGGCACCGCGGATGTGACCGTCGGCATACTGGCTCTGTGGCCGCGCATCCACGAAGAGCGCCGCATCCTGCTGAAACAGGCGCTGGGCCTCTTCCACGCCGATGACCAGGCTGTCGCCGGCAGCATCGGAAAAGCGGGCGTTCGCCGACCAGGCCCCGACAAGCGCGATGCCATCGGAGCGCCACTGGTTGGTGCCCAGGGCAATGAGAAAAGCCAGGGCCACCAGTGCCGGCGCCTGCCAGCGGGCCTGTTTCAAGGGGCCCCGGGGCCAGGCAATCCCCGGGAGGCCCCCCCGGCCATCATTTGAATTTTTTGCTGCCATTTTCAACCCGCAATTTCACGTCCCGTGGTTGGCCGGTTCCGCCCCGGGTCCGGTGATCACGCCCGGCCATCGATAAAGGGCTTAATAATGAAATAAATCCAGAACAAACCGACGGCAACTCCGGCCAGCTTGCGGAACCAGAGGCCGCCCTTCTGGAAGTTGCCGCTTGCCGGAAGCCGCTGCACCAGTCCCACCAGAGCGATGGTAAGGCTTTGGGCCACCTCTTTGTCGGCCATGCCGCAGCACCTGGTCCACCGCATCGGCCAGGGCCGCCTTCCAACCGACCAGCCCGACCATCTGCCCGCCGACCCGGATCCGGGTGATATCGTCCATGGATTACCTCCTATGCGAAAAAAGCGCCGTAAGCCATCCCGGCGATGGTGGACATGATCACGATGATGCCGCAAAAGGTGGCCGTCTTCTTGACACCCATGACGCTGCCGATCACCAGCATGTTGGGCAGCGAGAGCGCCGGGCCGGCCAGGAGCAGGGCCAGTGCCGGGCCCTGGCCCATGCCGGCCCCCAACAGCCCCTGCAAGATGGGCACCTCGGTCAGGGTCGCAAAGTACATCAGGGCCCCGGCCAGGGCGGCGATCAGGTTGGCCCAGAGGGAGTTGCCGCCCAGCAGGTTCTGGATCCACGCTTCGGGAATCAGGGCCGGATGCCCGGGGCGGCCCAGCATGAAGCCGGCCACCAGGACACCCCCGGCCAACAGCGGAAAAATCTGCTTCATAAAGCCCCAGGTGGCCTCCACCCAGCTTTGGCATTCATCGCGGGTGAACCAGGCTTTGAGCATCACCCCCAGGATGATCAGCAGGGCAATGGTAATATACCATTTGGCGGCGAAGATCGCCGGCCATAGCCCCGTCGCGCCGGCAGCGGGTTTTGCGAAGGCGGCAAACACCAGGATCAGGACCATGGTCAGCAGGTAGAGGCCGTCCTGCAGCAGGGTGCGCTCTTTGGCCCCCGCCTCGGGCACGTAGATCTGTCCAGCCGTTCGCGCGGCGTCGTCCTTGCGGAAGATCAGCGCCATCAAAAGCCCCGTGACCACGGCAAAAATCACCGCGCCCACGGCCCGGGCCAGGCCCAGCTGCCAGCCCAGGATCTTGGCCGTCAGGGTGATGGCCAGCACGTTGATCGCCGGCCCGGAGTAGAGAAAGGCCGTGGCCGGGCCGATGCCCGCACCGCGAGTGTAGATGCCGGCAAACAGCGGCAGCACCGTGCAGGAGCAGACCGCCAGGATGGTGCCTGAAACCGAGGCCACCGAGTAGGAGAGGAGCTTGCCGGCCTGGGCGCCGAAGTATTTGAGCACCGAGGCCTGGGAGACGAAGACGGCGATCGCCCCGGCGATGAAAAATGCCGGAATCAGGCAGGTCAAAACATGCTCGCGGGCGTACTCCTGGAGCATCATGAAGGCCTCCAGCCCCGATTGGCGGATCACCGGGTGGTTCCAGGGGACGTAGTAGGCGGCCACGAAGACCCCTACGATCAACAGCAGTTTGGTGCGCTCTGTCATTGCCGATGCTCCTGTGCGGCGACCGGGGCTTGGGGCCGCGGGATCGCCGGTCGATTCAAATTTCGTTATTCAGCAATATTTCACAGGCCCAGAACACCCGGCCCCAAACACCCTCCAAGCTGAACCCCGGCAGGCAAACTGGCGACGTCCCAAAACGGCCTTGAACGAACCGTTTATATCGTCGTTTTGGAATATATTGGTTTCGCCCCGGGGTGTCAAGAAAAAATATCAAGCGGTATACGGCTGATTGCCGGGGGAACAACGGGCGGATTTACCAGAGCGGGCTGGGCTGGGAAATTTTAGGATGGGGTCGAAAGCAGTAATTTCGGAAATCCGGTCAATCTGCCCCGGGGCCTAAACCGGGCGCCCCGCACGGGTTGGGGCGCGGTCTTGGGGATGGGGGCGTCAGCCGCCCAGGTAGGCCGCCCGCACCCGGGCGTCGTTGATCAGGCGGGCACCCTCGCCCGCCAGCACGATCGTGCCCACCTCCAGCACGTAGGCGTAGTCGGCGATGCCCAGCGCGGTGAAGGCGTTTTGTTCCACCAAGAGCACGGTGCAGCCCTGGGCATTGATGGCCCGGATGATCTCGAAAACCTCCGCCACCAGTTTGGGCGCCAGCCCCAGGGAGGGCTCATCCAGCATCAGCACCTTGGGCCGGCTCATCAGCGCCCGGGCGACGGCCAGCATCTGCTGCTCGCCGCCGGAAAGGGTCCCGCCCTTCTGTTGGGAGCGCTCATGCAGGCGCGGGAAAAGGCCGTAGACCTTGTCGACGTCGGCGGCGATGCCGTCCTTGTCGCTGCGGCTGTAGGCCCCCAGCTGGAGGTTTTCGTAAACGGTGAGGTGCGGCAGGATCCTGCGGCCTTCCGGGGCGAGGGCGATCCCCTGGCGGACCACGTTCTCCGGCGCCCAGCCGGTGATCTCGGCCTGATCGTAGAGGATCCGGCCGCTCCTGGGCTTGGTCAGGCCGGAAATGGCGCGCAGGACGGTGCTCTTGCCGGCGCCGTTGGCGCCGATCAGGGTCACGATCTGACCCCTGGGGATGCGGATCGAGATGCCCTTGATGGCGTGAATCGCCCCGTAGTAGACGTGCAGGTTCTCCAGGCTAAGCATGCGCAGCGGACTCCTTGCCCAGGTAGGCCTCGATGACGCCGGGGTCGCGGCGGATCTCCTCCGGGCTGCCGACGGCGATGGTCTCGCCGTAATCCAACACCCAGATCCGCTCGCAGATCCCCATGACGACCTTCATGTCGTGTTCGATCAGGAGGATCGTCAGGCTGAACTGCTCCCGGATGCTGCGGATAAACGCCATCAGGTGCTCGGTCTCCTGGGGGTTCATGCCAGCGGCGGGCTCGTCGAGCAGCAGAAAGGCCGGATCGGTGGCCAGTGCGCGCGCGATCTCAAGGCGCCGCTGGGCGCCGTAGGGCAGGCTGGTGGCTTTTTCCTCGCCGTGGTCGGCCAGCCCGACGATCTCCAGCAGGCGGCGCGCCTTTTCCCGCAATGCCTTTTCCTCCCGCCGAAAGCCGGGCAGACCCAGCAGCGCGTGCCACCAGGTGGTCTGCTGGCGCAGGTGGGCGCCGATCATGACGTTTTGCAGGGCGGTTTCGTTGGCAAACAGGCGGATATTCTGAAAGGTGCGGGCGATCCCGGCCCGGCAAACCTCGTGGGGTGCGGCCCCGCTGATCTCCCGGCCCTGGAAGATCACCGCCCCTTGGGAGGGCTTGTAAAACCCCGTGATCATGTTGAAGCAGGTGGTCTTACCGGCGCCGTTGGGCCCGATCAGGCCCACCAGGCCACCCCGTGGCACCGCGATGTTGAAGTCCTTGACGGCGGTCAGGCCGCCGAAGCGCATGGTCAGGTCACGGGTTTGCAGGACGATCGCGTCGTTCATCGGGAGCGCCCTCCCCGGCCGCAATAGCGGAAAAATCCCTCCCATGAGAATTCCCGCATCCCCATGATGCCCTCCCGGCGGAAAAGGATGATCACCAGCAGGACCAGGGAGAAGACCACCATGCGCATGCCCGGAATGCCGGGGATCTCGAAGCCGCCGAAGCTGATGGGGTTTTCCACGAAGCGCAGCCATTCCAGCAGCACCGTGATGACAATGCCCGCCAGAACGGTGCCGGTCAGGGACCCCAGCCCGCCGGTGACAACGATCATCAGGACGTTGAAAGTCAGGACGAAGAGAAACATCTTGGGGTCGATGGTGGTCAGCAGGTTGCCCAGCAGCGCGCCACCCACACCGGCAAAGAAGGCCCCCAGGGTGAAGGAGATCATCTTGTACTTGAAAACATCGATCCCCATCGACTTGGCCGCCACCTCGTCGTCGCGGATGGCCATCAGGGCATTGCCGAAATTGCTGCGCACCAGCTTCACGATGCAGTAGACCGTCAGCAGGCACCAGGCGTAGTTCCACCACAGGTTGGCGTAAGCCGGGATCCCCTTGAGGCCTAAAGCGCCGTTGGTCACCCGCGGCAGGTTGTTGGCCAGGACCCGGATGATTTCGGCAAAGCCCAGGGTGGCGATCCCCAGATAGTCCCCCCCCAGCCGCAGGACCGGAAACCCGATCAAAACCCCGAAGGCCGCCGCCGCCAGCCCGCCCAGCAGCACGGCCAGGAAAAACGGGGCCTGGGTCACCGAAAAGGGCCAAATCGGCGGCTCCAGAATGAAGAGCATCTCCTTCTGGGCCGGCGAGAGCACCAGCATGGCGCAGACGTAAGCCCCGATGGCCATGAAGCCGGCGTGCCCCAATGAAAACAGCCCCGTGAAGCCGTAGATCAGGTTGAGGCTCAGGGCCAGGATGATGTTCACCGCGATCAGGTTGATGATCTGGACCTTGTAGCCGTCCAGAAAGCGGCCGGCGCCCCACAGAAAGAGCGCCAGGCAGCCCACGGCCGCCAGGTTCAGCAGGGTGGCGTTGGCTTTGTTCATTAGACCTTGTCCTCCAGCCTTTCGCCAAACAGGCCGGTGGGCCTGAAGAGCAGGATCACGATCAGCAAAACGAAGGCGAAGGCGTCGCGGAAGCCCGCCAGCTCGGGCATGAAGGCCACCAGCATGATCTCCACGAACCCCAGCAGCACCCCGCCGACCACCGCCCCGCCGATGGAGCCGATGCCCCCCAGAACCGCGGCGATGAAAGCCTTGAAACCGGGGATGACCCCCATGATGGGCTGCAGCTGGGGATAGCGCAGGGCCCACATGATGCCCGAGGCCGCCGCCAGGGCCGACCCAAGGCCGAAGGTCAACGAAATCACGCGGTTGACCGGAACCCCCATCAGGCGGCTGGTCTCGATGTCCTTGGATATCGCGCGCATCCCCAGCCCGGGCTTGGTCTTGTAGACGATGAAAATCAACCCCAGCATCAGGATCAGGGAGAGGAGGGGCACGAAGAGGGTCAACGGCAGCACCCGCACCGAGCCGACAATCATGACCTTGGCCAGCCAGTCGGGGCGGTGGACCTGGCGCGGAATGGCGGAAAAGACGACGATCGCCAGATTCTGCAGGAAGAACGAGACCCCGATGGAGCTGATCAGGGCCGAAATGCGGGGCGCCTCCCGCAGCGGACGGTAGGCCACGCGGTCCACCAGCACCCCGCTGAAGGCGGTGAGCAGGATGGCGCCGAGAACCGCCACGGCCCACGGCAGGTGCAGCAGCACGACCCCCCAGAAGACGAAATAGGCGCCCAGCATGAAAATTTCGCCATGGGCGAAGTTGATCAGGCGCAAAATGCCGTAGACCATGGTGTAGCCGATGGCGATCAGCGAATACAGGCTGCCCAGGGTCAGGGCATTCAGGAAATGCTGAACGAACATTGAAAAGGTCATGACGCCTTCACTCTGTGGGCGGACGCGCGGAAATACGGCAGGCGGCGGCCAGCAGCCGCCTGCCGCCGAGGCAGACAGTTGACGGGGAGGCCCCGGGCAAGCCCCCCCGTCGCGTGTCCCAGGTGACGCGCCGCCTCCGGCTTAGGGCCTCGGCAAAAAATAACTCCACATCTTACTGGTCTTTTGGCCCGTCCTCGGCGTTACAGCCGCCGGCACATATCTCGATATGCGCCGACGGATGTGCCTTGATGACGAACCAAAATCCTTCGCCATATTGTGGCATTATTTCTTACCGCGACCCTTACAACTGCGGCGCGATGGTGTCGATGTACTGCTTTTTGCCGTCCTTGATCATGACGATCCCCACCGGTTTTTCGGCATCGTGGGTGGCGTTGATGGTGGTGGAGCCGGTGACGCCCTCGAAGCCCTTGGTCTCGGCCAGGGCCTGGGTGATGGCCTTGGGCTCGGCCGAGCCGGCGCGCTGGATGGCGTCTAAGACCATGGCGTAGGTGTCATAGCCCAGGGCCGCATTGACGTTGGGGTCGGCGTCGGGATGCGCCTTGCGCCAGTTTTCGGTGAATTTCCGGGCCACCGGGCTCATGTCCTGCATGGAGGGATCGTAGGGGAAGGTGGTGTGGATGAAGCCCTCCACGGCATCGCCGCCGATCTTGACGATGTCGGGGTGGTCCATGGCATCGCCGCCCATGATCTGGAACCCGGCCCCCAGCTCCTGGGCCTGCTTCATGATGATCGCGCCTTCGGAAAAATAGGCCGGGATGAAGAGGATGTCAGGCTCCTTGCTGATCATCTCGGTCAGTTGGGCCGTGAAATCCTGGTCGCCGGAGTTGTATTTGAGCTTGGCGACGACCTCACCGCCCAGCTTCACGAAGGAGCGCTCGAAAAAGCCGGCAAGACCCACGGCGTAGTCGCTGGCCACGTCGATCAAGAGTGCCGCCCGGCGTTTGCCCAGGTTCTGGTAGGCGTAGGTGGCGGCACCGGCGCCCTGCAGGGGATCGATGAAACAGACCCGGAAAACATACTGCTTGCCCTGGGTCACCAGCGGGTTGGTGCACGAGGTGCCCACCATGGGGACCCCGGCCAGTTCGGCCACCTCGCCGCCGGCCATGGCCAGCGAAGACCCGTAGGTGCCCAGCACGGCCACGACCTTCTCCTTTTCTATCAAGCGCTTGACGGCGTTGGAGGCTTCCACCTTGTCGGATTTGTTGTCCACCACGAAGAGTTCCACTTTTTTGCCCAGCACCTCGGGCATCTCCGCGTGGGCCAGCTTGATGCCGTCCAGTTCCAGCTGCCCGCCGAAGGCGTTCTGACCGGTCAGCGGCAGGTAGACCCCGATGGGAATCACATCCTGCGCCCCGACCGGGGTCCCGACCAGCATCAACACCACCACAACGCCAGACAACAGCACAAACCATTTTTTCATGCCTTCCTCCTTTTCGGGTTGTTTGATGGGGGCGACGGGCCAGCGCCCGTCGACCTCCCGGACAACCGCCGGGCACCGTTTCAGGTGCGGCGGTGGATGGGTCGCCCTGAAAGCGGATGCGGGCCCGGCCGCAAAAAAAACCCCGCCCGCAGCGGGTGGGGTTTGCCGGGTCGAACGGCCCGAATCGCAATACCTTTCTGCTCTTGGCTGAAGCGACGCGCGCCACCCATCCGGCACTGTTTTCTTCTCTGGACTGGCAGGTAAAAAACTTCGACTATCCGCCCGGAGTGGTGCACCAGCCGGTACTTTCGGCGAGCAGAATATGCAAAAGGGAAACGGAAATCAACCCCTAATCGCCTCAGCCGGAGGCGGCGGGTCGATCGCCGCGGATCCCGCCGGGGCTCAGGCTTTCCGGCCCACCGGGCAGGACAACTCGCAGCGGCGGCAGTAGCGGATCAACTTGACTGGATTATCGAACCCCGCAACCGTCTCCGCGACGGCCGCGGCGACATCCATTTCCATCTGGCGGTTGCAGGCGGCGCGCCCATAAACGCCGGTGCGCGCCGGCAGCCGCAGGCGGTCGCGGGCGGAGGCCCTTGCCGGCGGGTGGCCGAAGGCGTCCTGGGGGCAGGCGCGGCGGCAGCGGTCATCGCAGCCGCGGCAGGGGTCAAACCGGATCGGGCCGCTCGAGGGCAGACGCCGGTCAAGGGTCAGGGCGCGCAGCCTGAGCCGCGGGCCGTACTCGGGCGTCACCAGCAGGTTGTTGCGGCCGATGCAGCCCATCCCAGCCAGCACGGCGGCATCCTTCAGGTAGGTGCCGCCTTTTTCGAGGTGATAGGGCAGGTGAACCGCGCGGATCTCAACGCTTGCGGCCAACCAGTCGCACAGACGGCCGACGATTCCCGTCAGGATGCGGTTTGCCGGCGGATCGCGCCGGCCGAACCACCAGTCCAGCTCGGGCTTTTCGGCGGGATGGGCCAGGGCGACCACCAGCACGCTGCGGGCGCCTTGGTACCAGAGCGGGGCCCCGGGGGTCGGGTTCCAATCGTTGCTTACACCGCCGCCCCCGGCCCCTGCGCCGACAGCGCCAAAGCGCCCGTTGAAAAATCCGCCGCCACAGGGTATGAAGGGGGGACAGCGGGAATATCCGCGGCCCATTTCCGGAAATTCAGCACCATGCCCGTAAAGATTTTCAGAGTTTTCGCCAACCTGGTCATCCTGACGGGCGTTTTGTTGCTCGCCAAGGTGATGTGCCATGCGGCCAGCGGCGTGCTGGTGGGCCGCGTCCTGACCGGGCCCCATGGTCACGGGTGGCTGCCCCAGGCTTTGGCCCTGGGCCTGAGCCTGGGGGTGCCGCTGCACGTCATGTCCGTCGGGTTGGTGCTGCAGCGCAAATGGCTGCCGCCTTTATGGGCCCGCACCGCCCAGGTGGCGGTCGTGGTCTCCGGCTGCTGGCTGGGGGCGGCGCTGGGAATCAAGACCCTGGTGCTGCCCTGACCCCCGCGGAGCCGCCGCGGCGGCCTCCGCAGGTTTCACACCCCCAAGCCCCCAAGAGGTCAAAGACACCCAATGGCTGCCAAGAAACCCAAGGCACCGGATGCCCAGGCCGGCATGCAACGCGTGGTGGCCGAGGCGCGCAAGGCGCGGGAGGCGCGCCTCAAAGGCTACCGGGAGCAATCGCTGCGCATCCACCCCTGGATCTGCGCCCGCTGCGGCCGGGAATTTTCCGGCAAGAACCTGCGCATGCTGACCGTTCACCACAAGGACCACAACCACGACAACAACCCGCCCGACGGCAGCAACTGGGAGAACCTCTGCCTCTACTGCCATGACAACGAACACAGCCGCTATCTCGACCACGTCGAAGGCGGGAGCGACCCCACGGTCGAGGAGGACCCGGGCGCCCTGACCCACTCCCCCTTTGCGGCCCTTGCGGACCTGCTGAAGAAAAAACCGCAGTAGC is drawn from Desulfobacteraceae bacterium and contains these coding sequences:
- a CDS encoding rhodanese-like domain-containing protein, giving the protein MKQARWQAPALVALAFLIALGTNQWRSDGIALVGAWSANARFSDAAGDSLVIGVEEAQRLFQQDAALFVDARPQSQYADGHIRGALSLPWHEVDRYYVEAAERLEGAAMIITYCDGESCDLSHELALFLKEMGFENVRVLVDGWSVWQQAGLPLQMGD
- a CDS encoding permease; protein product: MTERTKLLLIVGVFVAAYYVPWNHPVIRQSGLEAFMMLQEYAREHVLTCLIPAFFIAGAIAVFVSQASVLKYFGAQAGKLLSYSVASVSGTILAVCSCTVLPLFAGIYTRGAGIGPATAFLYSGPAINVLAITLTAKILGWQLGLARAVGAVIFAVVTGLLMALIFRKDDAARTAGQIYVPEAGAKERTLLQDGLYLLTMVLILVFAAFAKPAAGATGLWPAIFAAKWYITIALLIILGVMLKAWFTRDECQSWVEATWGFMKQIFPLLAGGVLVAGFMLGRPGHPALIPEAWIQNLLGGNSLWANLIAALAGALMYFATLTEVPILQGLLGAGMGQGPALALLLAGPALSLPNMLVIGSVMGVKKTATFCGIIVIMSTIAGMAYGAFFA
- a CDS encoding ABC transporter ATP-binding protein; its protein translation is MLSLENLHVYYGAIHAIKGISIRIPRGQIVTLIGANGAGKSTVLRAISGLTKPRSGRILYDQAEITGWAPENVVRQGIALAPEGRRILPHLTVYENLQLGAYSRSDKDGIAADVDKVYGLFPRLHERSQQKGGTLSGGEQQMLAVARALMSRPKVLMLDEPSLGLAPKLVAEVFEIIRAINAQGCTVLLVEQNAFTALGIADYAYVLEVGTIVLAGEGARLINDARVRAAYLGG
- a CDS encoding ABC transporter ATP-binding protein, producing the protein MNDAIVLQTRDLTMRFGGLTAVKDFNIAVPRGGLVGLIGPNGAGKTTCFNMITGFYKPSQGAVIFQGREISGAAPHEVCRAGIARTFQNIRLFANETALQNVMIGAHLRQQTTWWHALLGLPGFRREEKALREKARRLLEIVGLADHGEEKATSLPYGAQRRLEIARALATDPAFLLLDEPAAGMNPQETEHLMAFIRSIREQFSLTILLIEHDMKVVMGICERIWVLDYGETIAVGSPEEIRRDPGVIEAYLGKESAAHA
- a CDS encoding branched-chain amino acid ABC transporter permease; amino-acid sequence: MNKANATLLNLAAVGCLALFLWGAGRFLDGYKVQIINLIAVNIILALSLNLIYGFTGLFSLGHAGFMAIGAYVCAMLVLSPAQKEMLFILEPPIWPFSVTQAPFFLAVLLGGLAAAAFGVLIGFPVLRLGGDYLGIATLGFAEIIRVLANNLPRVTNGALGLKGIPAYANLWWNYAWCLLTVYCIVKLVRSNFGNALMAIRDDEVAAKSMGIDVFKYKMISFTLGAFFAGVGGALLGNLLTTIDPKMFLFVLTFNVLMIVVTGGLGSLTGTVLAGIVITVLLEWLRFVENPISFGGFEIPGIPGMRMVVFSLVLLVIILFRREGIMGMREFSWEGFFRYCGRGGRSR
- a CDS encoding branched-chain amino acid ABC transporter permease; its protein translation is MTFSMFVQHFLNALTLGSLYSLIAIGYTMVYGILRLINFAHGEIFMLGAYFVFWGVVLLHLPWAVAVLGAILLTAFSGVLVDRVAYRPLREAPRISALISSIGVSFFLQNLAIVVFSAIPRQVHRPDWLAKVMIVGSVRVLPLTLFVPLLSLILMLGLIFIVYKTKPGLGMRAISKDIETSRLMGVPVNRVISLTFGLGSALAAASGIMWALRYPQLQPIMGVIPGFKAFIAAVLGGIGSIGGAVVGGVLLGFVEIMLVAFMPELAGFRDAFAFVLLIVILLFRPTGLFGERLEDKV
- a CDS encoding ABC transporter substrate-binding protein encodes the protein MKKWFVLLSGVVVVLMLVGTPVGAQDVIPIGVYLPLTGQNAFGGQLELDGIKLAHAEMPEVLGKKVELFVVDNKSDKVEASNAVKRLIEKEKVVAVLGTYGSSLAMAGGEVAELAGVPMVGTSCTNPLVTQGKQYVFRVCFIDPLQGAGAATYAYQNLGKRRAALLIDVASDYAVGLAGFFERSFVKLGGEVVAKLKYNSGDQDFTAQLTEMISKEPDILFIPAYFSEGAIIMKQAQELGAGFQIMGGDAMDHPDIVKIGGDAVEGFIHTTFPYDPSMQDMSPVARKFTENWRKAHPDADPNVNAALGYDTYAMVLDAIQRAGSAEPKAITQALAETKGFEGVTGSTTINATHDAEKPVGIVMIKDGKKQYIDTIAPQL
- a CDS encoding epoxyqueuosine reductase; translation: MLVVALAHPAEKPELDWWFGRRDPPANRILTGIVGRLCDWLAASVEIRAVHLPYHLEKGGTYLKDAAVLAGMGCIGRNNLLVTPEYGPRLRLRALTLDRRLPSSGPIRFDPCRGCDDRCRRACPQDAFGHPPARASARDRLRLPARTGVYGRAACNRQMEMDVAAAVAETVAGFDNPVKLIRYCRRCELSCPVGRKA
- a CDS encoding YajD family HNH nuclease yields the protein MQRVVAEARKAREARLKGYREQSLRIHPWICARCGREFSGKNLRMLTVHHKDHNHDNNPPDGSNWENLCLYCHDNEHSRYLDHVEGGSDPTVEEDPGALTHSPFAALADLLKKKPQ